In Sphingopyxis sp. DBS4, one genomic interval encodes:
- a CDS encoding type-F conjugative transfer system protein TrbI, giving the protein MAEQTELDLPDPVPQPTRRAKRAIFGGFTRLPMLMGLMVLAALVWGMWVTKLLVTPTQDHIVSARLSTIVGEYVQAQARSASPPAQVEAEMRKFMASLDTELQRRSANGQIVLVGEAVLTKNVPDITDKLRHAVYASGVARPKQASAIELQQLEQQAMLAAQPQQAMPAQPAAPTEYLDPMAPAQMMPSVPPATGPQYGPPSASVSTFGGPDGSGAQ; this is encoded by the coding sequence ATGGCTGAACAGACCGAGCTTGACCTGCCCGATCCCGTGCCGCAGCCGACGCGGCGCGCGAAACGCGCGATTTTCGGGGGCTTCACACGCCTGCCAATGTTGATGGGCCTCATGGTCCTTGCCGCCCTGGTCTGGGGCATGTGGGTCACCAAGCTCTTGGTTACGCCGACGCAGGACCACATCGTATCCGCGCGCCTCTCCACCATTGTCGGCGAATATGTCCAGGCCCAGGCGCGATCGGCATCGCCGCCGGCGCAGGTTGAAGCGGAAATGCGCAAGTTCATGGCATCGCTCGACACCGAGCTGCAGCGGCGGAGCGCGAACGGTCAGATCGTCCTCGTCGGCGAGGCCGTCCTGACCAAGAACGTCCCGGACATCACCGACAAGCTCAGGCACGCCGTCTATGCCTCGGGCGTCGCTCGACCCAAACAGGCGTCGGCCATCGAACTGCAGCAGCTTGAGCAGCAAGCCATGCTCGCGGCACAACCACAGCAGGCAATGCCCGCGCAGCCCGCAGCGCCAACCGAATATCTCGATCCCATGGCGCCGGCACAGATGATGCCGTCCGTGCCGCCGGCAACCGGCCCGCAATATGGGCCGCCGTCCGCGTCCGTCTCAACCTTTGGAGGTCCCGATGGCAGCGGTGCTCAATGA
- a CDS encoding S26 family signal peptidase, which produces MAAVLNDGAARRWHPNRRLWLLFGVLVSGSMAWKALGDWRDDHLFLINTTDSLPNWAFLIDRGRLPAKGEVVFFDPPPSALLQRHFGPKPRMFGKRVYGAAGDVVGHDGFDVTINGVPVVRMKPFTKAGEPLTPGATGIVPEGCYFAATPHRDGFDSRYAEIGFVCASQIIGTGEPVL; this is translated from the coding sequence ATGGCAGCGGTGCTCAATGACGGGGCGGCTCGGCGCTGGCATCCTAATAGGAGGCTCTGGCTGCTGTTCGGGGTCCTTGTTTCAGGAAGCATGGCCTGGAAGGCGTTGGGGGATTGGCGCGATGACCATCTCTTTCTGATCAACACGACGGATTCCTTGCCGAACTGGGCGTTCCTCATCGATCGGGGGCGGTTGCCGGCAAAGGGTGAGGTCGTCTTTTTCGATCCACCGCCAAGCGCGCTCCTCCAGCGCCATTTCGGTCCTAAGCCAAGGATGTTCGGGAAGAGGGTCTATGGTGCGGCAGGCGACGTCGTCGGTCATGACGGCTTCGATGTCACGATCAATGGCGTGCCGGTTGTCCGGATGAAACCGTTCACGAAGGCGGGCGAGCCGCTGACCCCCGGCGCGACAGGGATCGTCCCCGAGGGTTGCTATTTCGCCGCCACGCCGCATCGCGACGGGTTCGATAGCCGCTACGCTGAAATTGGCTTTGTCTGTGCCTCCCAGATCATCGGAACGGGGGAGCCGGTCTTATGA
- the traW gene encoding type-F conjugative transfer system protein TraW has translation MKAILTASAAIIGMTVVSLAGPIRSEARDYGHAGQTFPVIEPDLLSAIEGRLRRAEASGELARMNGIFAKRVEQRVRRPKPVEGITPARTARSWDYDPSIAVERDIRDQKGNLIAAAGHRVNPLDFVAIKQDLVFVDGDDAAQLSWATSRYTDLKAKIIFVNGSPIEQMTAKKRRFYFDQEGRLSATFGIEHTPAVVSQNGKTMRVSEVVLKPGRPG, from the coding sequence ATGAAAGCAATCCTTACGGCAAGCGCGGCGATCATAGGCATGACCGTGGTGTCGCTCGCGGGGCCAATCCGCAGCGAAGCCAGGGATTACGGCCATGCCGGCCAGACCTTCCCCGTGATCGAGCCCGATCTCCTTTCGGCAATCGAGGGACGGCTGCGCCGCGCCGAAGCGAGCGGCGAGCTGGCGCGGATGAACGGGATATTCGCCAAGCGGGTCGAGCAGCGTGTCCGCAGACCGAAGCCCGTAGAGGGTATCACGCCGGCACGAACCGCGCGGAGCTGGGACTATGATCCGAGCATCGCGGTCGAACGGGACATTCGCGATCAGAAGGGCAATCTGATTGCGGCGGCTGGGCACCGGGTCAATCCGCTTGATTTCGTTGCGATCAAGCAGGACCTGGTCTTCGTAGATGGCGACGATGCCGCGCAGCTCTCCTGGGCAACGTCGCGCTATACCGACCTCAAGGCGAAGATCATCTTCGTGAACGGCTCGCCGATCGAGCAGATGACGGCGAAGAAGCGCCGCTTCTATTTTGATCAGGAAGGTCGGCTCAGCGCGACGTTCGGTATCGAGCACACACCCGCGGTCGTCAGCCAGAACGGCAAGACGATGCGAGTGTCGGAGGTCGTCCTGAAACCAGGGAGGCCTGGCTGA
- the traU gene encoding conjugal transfer pilus assembly protein TraU, with amino-acid sequence MTRAVRSIFGALLMALCALAFAPSAQAAGPTCNGKFVNPITDVCWSCLFPLSVGGLKIWPSGRPDTNNPASPICACADPLPRIGISVGFWEPARLADVTMKPWCFPNLGGVRIAPGFDIGQGYLAGPSMVGGRSQSTAKWHVHWYVYPLLYWMEILTDFVCFEQASFDIAYMTEVDPLWQDDSLAALINPEAIIFANPLAKAACAGDCIAGTVNLPLDQLFWCAGCQGGMYPLNGNIPASIGHVQSSRLALSRFAYKMHRQALAWGTMGSAGLCKKYLMPVMRKQQYRFQMTNPIPTVSGRFACSAIGASTMPPDAGRAYPAGGEDMGYLVWRKRNCCVL; translated from the coding sequence ATGACGCGCGCCGTCCGATCGATCTTCGGCGCGCTGCTCATGGCGCTCTGTGCGTTGGCTTTTGCACCAAGCGCGCAGGCAGCCGGGCCGACATGCAACGGCAAATTCGTCAATCCGATCACCGATGTCTGCTGGTCCTGCCTCTTTCCGCTCTCCGTCGGTGGGCTGAAGATCTGGCCGAGCGGCCGCCCAGACACGAACAATCCGGCCTCTCCCATCTGCGCCTGCGCAGATCCGTTGCCACGTATCGGCATATCGGTGGGTTTCTGGGAGCCGGCGCGGCTTGCGGATGTTACGATGAAACCCTGGTGCTTCCCCAATCTCGGCGGGGTCCGCATCGCACCCGGTTTCGACATCGGCCAAGGCTATCTGGCAGGGCCCTCCATGGTCGGGGGGCGTTCGCAGAGCACGGCCAAGTGGCACGTTCACTGGTACGTCTATCCCCTGCTCTATTGGATGGAGATACTGACCGACTTCGTTTGCTTCGAGCAGGCGAGCTTCGACATCGCCTATATGACGGAAGTCGATCCGCTCTGGCAGGATGACTCGCTCGCCGCGCTGATCAACCCAGAGGCTATCATCTTCGCCAACCCGCTCGCCAAGGCGGCCTGCGCCGGCGATTGTATCGCCGGGACAGTGAACCTACCGCTTGACCAGCTTTTCTGGTGCGCCGGCTGTCAGGGCGGGATGTATCCCTTGAACGGAAACATCCCCGCCTCGATCGGCCATGTCCAGTCTTCGCGGCTCGCGCTGTCGCGCTTTGCCTACAAGATGCATCGCCAGGCGCTTGCCTGGGGCACGATGGGCTCGGCCGGTCTCTGCAAGAAATATCTGATGCCGGTGATGCGCAAGCAGCAATACCGGTTCCAGATGACCAATCCGATCCCGACCGTGAGCGGGCGCTTCGCCTGCTCTGCGATCGGAGCCTCGACCATGCCGCCCGATGCTGGCCGCGCCTATCCCGCTGGAGGTGAGGACATGGGCTATCTCGTCTGGCGCAAACGCAACTGCTGCGTGCTGTGA